Part of the Quercus robur chromosome 5, dhQueRobu3.1, whole genome shotgun sequence genome, CGAAAATAAACGAAaacaaagaaggaaacaaaagaCATTCTTAACTTGGATTGTAGCTAATATATTATGATACCATCTCTGCCTCCTGCCGTTTCACAGTTGCTAGTAGCAATTCTAGTTTCCCATCTTAGATAATACGAGTCAACCAAATCCTGCTTGTCCAACTTGTTAGCGCATTCCACATGTAGAAATGAATTTTCGTATACACCTTGTTCTTGCTAGCCACATGAAAAGACGAATTATGTAAATTAGAAGAATCGCACCAGCCACAACAACCAGAACACCTAGTCCTATAATTATACCAAGGCTATTCCCAAAACTATTCCCAAAAGGAGATCCAGATACATAGGCAGCGACCAGGAATATCAAAGTGATACCCATGGCAAATGTCAAGATGCCCATACAAACCTTATTCTTGAGAGGAAATCCGCTAATAAGCAAAAATATGACACTGACAGATGCAGCGAAAGAGATGCTATtgctcataaaaaaaatgttggactGGAAATTATTTGGAACCTCATCATGCTCAACTCCAACTCCAGATTGGAAAGTGATAGATGTTATTACAGTAGCCACCACCATTAGTGAACCACGTGTCTCATCAATCATATCAACTTGAAATTGTAAGTCGCTTAACAATTTGCCCAACCTTTTCTTGCTTGACCGTGCTGGTGTTGCAGATTTAGGGTGAGACGACATAGGAGTTGGTGAGAGAATATTTTGGTTCTTTGCTCTTTCAACACTAGCATCCATTAACATTTTTTGAATGTTAAAGCTTTTAAAGTCTTTTGAACAGTGCTCTAAGACTTCTAAGGCTGTTAGGCCAATTCGATTCTGTATATCTGATCCTTCTTTCACTTTTGGTAATGAAAGTAAGTATTCTACCATCTGCAAAAATTTGTAGTACTATAGTTTCAGAATATTTGTTTACGAAAAGTATAAGCTAAAATGTTACGAAATAGGCAAAGAATTTTCCCATATTCTATAAATTCACAACGATAAGGTGTGGTCAGTCAAAAAATAGGGATAGAGTTTTCTTCTAAATTAGTTTGGAGGAATATTCCTTTAACTCAAATATCTGgagttttaaataatttttatctattttctcttgatttttttcctACCAGTAACAGGCtacataaaaaggaaaaaagaaaaaagtatagtACATAGGAAGGAAGGAAACATATATCTACTGGAGCTCTAAGTTGAGTTTCTTAACAGGAAATAATGAAAACCAACCTCAGTTTGCTTTAGCATCACAGCTAAATGCAAGATGGTATTGCCCCCTTCATGATCTTGGGAATTGATAAGAGAGTCCTCATTGCTCAATGAATCCACCAATAGTTTTAGAGCATCCAATTGATTGTACTTAACACACAGATGCAAAACAGTCTCTACCTTGTTGACCATAACTTGAGTTGAGTCAGGTCGTGCCGATATCAATTCCCTCATGACCTCAATTTGTCCTCTCATGGCTGCATAGTGGAGAGGGATTCTTCCGTCTTGATCCTGAAACATGCAAGTATCATTGTTTTCATTTAACAATGATTGAATAATCTTTATGTGGCCCTCGGCAGAAGCCAAGTGAAGGGGGCAACGTTTTTGGGAGTCTAAATTAGCAGCCCATTCAGGTTTTAGATTCAAAAGGGCTCTAGTGAAATCAAAGTGGCCAAGCAAGGCTGATATGTGTAATGGGGTTTCACTAAAAGAGGACAACGAAACTTTATTAAGGATATGCGAGTCATTGTGGATCAGTAAATTCAACGTGGTCATACACCCTCTTGCTGAAGCGCTGTAGAGTTCTATTGTATCATCTCCTCCAGACCTTATTTCCATTATTGTATCACATTTTTCTGACCCCATAtccatttctttctctcttctctagTGTTTTTGATGAACAAACTCTTTCTCTAGTGTTAAGTGTGATTGGAGAAGAAAGCAAACGAGGagatatatatagagagagcgGAGATATATATAcaggagatatatatatatatatatttatatttataggaAAAGTAGTTGGTTATAAACCACGTGGTGTTGACAACCACAGCAGGTTAAACGACTTTTAACTTTGAtcatattttacataaattcTTTGCCAAGAATATGCACGGAAGATAATTGACGTGCATATAAAGGACCATATCCTACTTAGATAAAGTCGAAAGATCTTCACAGGCCAAAAGACCATATCCTACTTAGACAAACCAATTACAGGACGATATCCTATACCTAATATATTAGAACCAGACAACCAGTCAAGCACCATGCACCAAAAATGAAACATAcacattatgaaaaaaaaaaaaaaatggacatctactttttttttttttttttttttttttttttgcgaaaGACATCTACTTTTGTTATAGCATCAAGACGAGGTTAGATAATGTAAATCAATACAAATTTTTGATATGGCCCACTTCTTGTGTTCTAATTTACCGTGTATGTTCAAAAATTAGGGAGTCAAAAATTGAACGCTTGGGTTGCATAAATTGtcttgagagttgagagattTGGATGAATCATCTTTCGAGGAATCATGCCAACAATTACAAACCATTATTTGCTATTCAATCCAAGGTTATCAATTCCGTATTGTACCGGCCAGCAATCCGGTATACTCGACCCCTCTGTTTCGTACTGGAAAAAATACCGGCTTTACCGGCCTCGTACCGGGcgtaccggccaatttcgggcaataccggccggtacagaaaaaaagtttttttttttttttttaaagttttgtaatttttgaatttttgttaggacagaatggtaatttatttgtattaacttattagtattatttattttcttagtatgcaatggtaacttttaagctttctattttattttttttgcccttttaattgatactaaagtctaaaaccatgaataattagttctgaattgacgaaatgttttatggtaaacttttatatttattataatatatatatatatatacacagacacatacatacatatatatatatatatatatttatatataaatataaaaaatagcggtaaacccgaaacggtacaccgatATTGatcggtatccgaaatatattgTACCGGTGGCCAAATCGGTACGGCCTCcagtacggtattgacatccttgaTTCAATCACTAACTATGATAGTAAAACTTTAGGATAACAGTTCTCCAGAATTATTTATAAAACACCATTATGTGAGAAAGAAAGTGATGAACATGATATTCTATTTTAATCACTAAACTATTTTCTCTCGATCTTAATTAGAAATACGTCCATTAACTTGATGAGAATTTGAAGGTCATCGGCCAGCATAGCATTCGTGTTTATTTAATCGTTAATTTTGCAGGCATTCATCATCCACATTTGCCATGCaactaatttgattttttttattagtatttttaattaaatattcatCACGTATAAATACGCTTTGCTAAACATTTTCATGCGCTGCATCAATTGGCAACTATAGCAATAATAGAAAAATCAAAGCCTTCGAATTTTTGCTTAAGTTCTCTTAATGTTTCaatataa contains:
- the LOC126729001 gene encoding ankyrin repeat-containing protein BDA1-like, producing MDMGSEKCDTIMEIRSGGDDTIELYSASARGCMTTLNLLIHNDSHILNKVSLSSFSETPLHISALLGHFDFTRALLNLKPEWAANLDSQKRCPLHLASAEGHIKIIQSLLNENNDTCMFQDQDGRIPLHYAAMRGQIEVMRELISARPDSTQVMVNKVETVLHLCVKYNQLDALKLLVDSLSNEDSLINSQDHEGGNTILHLAVMLKQTEMVEYLLSLPKVKEGSDIQNRIGLTALEVLEHCSKDFKSFNIQKMLMDASVERAKNQNILSPTPMSSHPKSATPARSSKKRLGKLLSDLQFQVDMIDETRGSLMVVATVITSITFQSGVGVEHDEVPNNFQSNIFFMSNSISFAASVSVIFLLISGFPLKNKVCMGILTFAMGITLIFLVAAYVSGSPFGNSFGNSLGIIIGLGVLVVVAGAILLIYIIRLFMWLARTRCIRKFISTCGMR